From the Candidatus Micrarchaeota archaeon genome, the window ACAAAAATTTAAAAACACCAACTGATTAACCCAAACCTATGATACGAACCCATACATGCAACGATCTGCGAGAGGTTGACGTGGGTAAACGTGTAGTTCTTACGGGATGGGCTAAAGGGATCCGCGAGCACGGTAGGGTCACGTTCATAGACCTGTGGGACAGGTACGGTATCACACAGATCGTAGTAGATAAAGATTTGATTCGGGACCTGAAGATCCACAAGGAAAGTGTTGTCAGGGTAGAAGGTACAGTTCAACTTCGTTCTTCTCCAAACCCGCATCTGCCGACGGGTAAAATAGAGGTGCGCGCGGATAAGGTTGAAGTATTATCCTTGGCTGATAAATTACCGATGGAGATCAGTGACCCCAACAATACGGATTATACTAGGTTGAAGTACAGATATCTCGATTTACGGAGGAACGCAATGCTGAACAATCTTATCACCCGTCACAGGATCGTTACCTGTATTCGTGAGTACCTCAATTCTAACGGTTTTGTTGAGGTTGAGACACCCATACTTGCCAAGTCTACACCGGAAGGTGCCCGAGATTTTCTCGTACCGTCCCGTTTACACCGTGGTAAATTCTATGCGTTGCCGCAGAGCCCTCAACTGTTCAAGCAACTTCTCATGATCAGCGGACTGGACAGATACTACCAGATAGCACGGTGTTTTAGAGATGAGGATTTACGTGCCGACCGTCAGTTGGAGTTCACTCAAGTGGATATTGAGATGAGTTTCGTAGAAGAGTCCGATATAATGGATCTGATAGAAGGGATGATGGTCAAACTTTTCAAGGAGGTTCTGAACATCGAACTTGACCGGCCGTTTCCCAGGATGACTTACGAGGAAGCGATGAGCAGGTTCGGTACCGATAAACCGGACCTACGGTTCGGTCTTGAACTTGTTGAGATCACCGATGTTGTTAGAAGTTCGGAATTCCGTATACTGTCAAACGCCGAATCGGTGATATGTATAAAGGTGGGACCGTCTGCAGACGCACCGGAAATATCGTACAGCAGGAAGGAAATCGATAAACTTGTCGAGTATTTGAAACCGTTCGGTGCAAAAGGTCTGATATACCTTAAACTCGGTGAGTCCGGACTGGAAGGGCCTATGGCTAAGAAGATCGATGAACAAACAAAGGAGAAGATTGTAGATCGATTGGGTATGAAACAGGGCGATTCCGTGTTCATAGTGGCCGATAAGAGAACCGTGGCGCGTAAGGTGCTCGGCGAACTCAGGAACGTGATCGGTCAACGGTTGGGTCTCAAAGATAAACGCGTGTTCAAGTTTGTTTGGATTACCGATTTTCCGATGTTCGAGTACAATGAGGAGGAAGGTCGTTACGAAACAGTTCATCATCCGTTCACACAACCTAAGATCACATCGTACGATGAGTTGAAGGATAAGGAAAACTGTAAGGCACGGGCATACGATATCGTGTTGAACGGTGAGGAACTGGGCGGCGGATCCATACGTATAAACACTATCGAGATGCAGAAAAGGGTCTTTGAAGAGATAGGCATCGATGAAAAGACTGCGAGGGAGAAGTTCGGGTTTCTGTTGGAAGCGTTGCGGTACGGTGCACCGCCTCACGGCGGTATAGCGTTGGGTCTGGACAGGTTGGTGGCAATGATGCTCGGGCTTGACGATATCCGGGAGACGATCGCGTTCCCTAAAACGAAGAGCGGTGAAGACCCGATGCTCGGGGCGCCTTCAGAAGTGTCGGACGATCAACTCAGAGAACTGGGGATACGTCTGATGGATGACGGGTGAAACACGGTTGTCGGGAAGTGGAAAATACCAAAACATTTAAACAAGTATTCCGTGATATAACAGATTGAGATGTATGACCCGATGTAAAGGTTTTGATCAACGGAGGTGTTTATCATGGGTAAGGTTTATTACGTGAAAGAAACGTATAACAACGCCTTCAGGATAGAGAAGATATACGATTTAGCGGGGCGTATCATTCTTCACGGTACCGTAACATCCGGTCGGATAGAACCCGGGATGAGCGGCGAATCCAACGGTAAACGGTTCGTTATAGAAACGATCGAAGTGAAGAATCAGAGGATCGATTATCTTTTGGAAAACGAAACAGGGGACCTGATAGTTAAAGGTGTGAAAACGGTCAAACTCGAGGA encodes:
- the aspS gene encoding aspartate--tRNA ligase yields the protein MIRTHTCNDLREVDVGKRVVLTGWAKGIREHGRVTFIDLWDRYGITQIVVDKDLIRDLKIHKESVVRVEGTVQLRSSPNPHLPTGKIEVRADKVEVLSLADKLPMEISDPNNTDYTRLKYRYLDLRRNAMLNNLITRHRIVTCIREYLNSNGFVEVETPILAKSTPEGARDFLVPSRLHRGKFYALPQSPQLFKQLLMISGLDRYYQIARCFRDEDLRADRQLEFTQVDIEMSFVEESDIMDLIEGMMVKLFKEVLNIELDRPFPRMTYEEAMSRFGTDKPDLRFGLELVEITDVVRSSEFRILSNAESVICIKVGPSADAPEISYSRKEIDKLVEYLKPFGAKGLIYLKLGESGLEGPMAKKIDEQTKEKIVDRLGMKQGDSVFIVADKRTVARKVLGELRNVIGQRLGLKDKRVFKFVWITDFPMFEYNEEEGRYETVHHPFTQPKITSYDELKDKENCKARAYDIVLNGEELGGGSIRINTIEMQKRVFEEIGIDEKTAREKFGFLLEALRYGAPPHGGIALGLDRLVAMMLGLDDIRETIAFPKTKSGEDPMLGAPSEVSDDQLRELGIRLMDDG